From Bacillus sp. 2205SS5-2, a single genomic window includes:
- a CDS encoding DUF418 domain-containing protein has product MNTASNRITGFDTARALAIFGMVIVNYKIAINAVINGSDWLVFLTSLLEGRASSIFVIVAGIGMSLMTKKARVEQNHTVTRELRLLIWKRSLFLFVLGLSLFLLEWDADILHYYAFYMFIASFFIVASDKLLLFSTIAILLLSQVFLLVFNYQTGWNSDFTSYDTFWTLDGFLRNLLLNGYHPIFPWICFFLFGMWLGRFDFNSKVVRKKILVTAVVTAVILEIISFVFIQISRSSLGLEIASYLFGTKPMPPNVFYMVSSSSTAVIVILICIYFTEKFKDSFVTLSLIYTGQLALTHYVGHFLFLVLLFMFQLVTDSSLWFAVLCSFVFFLLAIALSVLWRKRYKRGPIELLMRKISG; this is encoded by the coding sequence ATGAACACAGCAAGTAATAGAATAACTGGATTTGATACCGCTCGTGCTTTAGCTATTTTTGGAATGGTGATTGTAAACTACAAAATTGCCATCAATGCTGTAATTAATGGATCCGATTGGCTTGTCTTTCTTACAAGTTTATTGGAAGGAAGAGCATCTTCGATCTTTGTGATTGTAGCCGGTATCGGGATGTCATTGATGACAAAAAAAGCACGAGTGGAACAAAATCATACTGTAACGAGAGAATTAAGACTATTGATTTGGAAACGTTCCTTGTTTTTATTCGTGCTTGGGTTAAGCTTGTTTCTGCTCGAGTGGGATGCAGATATTCTCCATTATTATGCGTTTTATATGTTTATTGCTTCTTTCTTTATTGTGGCTTCAGATAAACTTCTTTTATTTTCTACCATAGCTATTTTACTTCTATCTCAGGTTTTCTTACTTGTCTTCAATTATCAAACAGGTTGGAATTCCGATTTTACGAGCTATGATACCTTTTGGACGCTAGACGGATTTCTCCGTAATTTACTATTAAATGGCTATCACCCCATTTTCCCGTGGATTTGTTTTTTCCTTTTCGGAATGTGGTTAGGGAGATTTGATTTTAACTCTAAAGTCGTACGAAAAAAGATACTGGTTACTGCTGTAGTGACGGCAGTGATTTTAGAAATTATTTCCTTTGTTTTCATTCAAATTTCCCGTTCAAGCTTAGGACTGGAGATTGCGAGCTATTTATTCGGAACAAAACCGATGCCCCCTAATGTATTCTATATGGTATCAAGTTCTAGCACCGCAGTGATCGTCATCTTGATCTGCATTTATTTCACTGAAAAATTTAAAGACTCCTTTGTCACTTTGTCCTTGATTTACACCGGTCAATTGGCGCTTACTCATTATGTCGGTCACTTTCTGTTTTTAGTTCTATTATTCATGTTTCAATTAGTAACAGATTCTTCACTTTGGTTTGCTGTTCTCTGCTCTTTCGTCTTCTTTTTGTTGGCCATTGCTCTATCTGTGCTTTGGAGGAAGCGCTATAAACGAGGACCTATCGAACTCCTAATGAGGAAAATCAGCGGATAA
- a CDS encoding TetR/AcrR family transcriptional regulator, whose protein sequence is MSDKYTKILDTAYRLFAENGFEKTSMSLIAKEVGITKPAIYYYFPSKNALIHTLFQYLVKQIHFSKFFQQEEYTVKNFKGKLIADGHKMIEQQAQDPHYSNIMSEYHLLSTRETQYGEGLKETLAGFLNGFISLLEVADSYGLLMSTSVQTSAQFLTIIVDGLDKYAEKEFQFNAEDIWEMAVTSIIKGE, encoded by the coding sequence ATGTCTGATAAATACACTAAAATACTGGATACTGCCTATCGTCTCTTTGCTGAGAACGGCTTTGAAAAAACGAGTATGTCCTTAATTGCCAAGGAAGTAGGCATTACCAAGCCTGCCATTTACTATTACTTTCCTTCTAAAAACGCCTTAATTCACACACTTTTTCAGTACCTCGTGAAACAAATTCATTTTTCCAAGTTTTTTCAACAGGAAGAGTACACGGTCAAAAATTTCAAGGGAAAATTGATTGCAGATGGTCACAAAATGATTGAGCAACAAGCCCAAGATCCGCATTATTCCAACATAATGAGTGAATACCACCTTCTGAGTACAAGAGAAACACAATACGGTGAAGGACTAAAAGAGACATTAGCCGGTTTTCTCAATGGATTTATTTCTCTTCTTGAAGTCGCTGATTCTTATGGATTGCTCATGAGTACTAGCGTTCAAACTAGTGCCCAATTTTTAACTATTATCGTGGATGGATTAGATAAGTATGCTGAGAAAGAATTTCAATTTAATGCAGAGGACATTTGGGAGATGGCCGTTACAAGCATTATTAAGGGGGAGTAA
- a CDS encoding MFS transporter, translating into MNRSLLTLLIGRILTNFADSFYMIATIWYVKTVTHSPFLIGLTSAVAILPVTLQFLYGPLIDRYSKRKILTIAMTGQAVIVSIIALLYFSDLLWLPLLFLLMFFALSLSESTYPTESALIQQITPREKLTKVNSIFSFSYQTLDLLCDAISGVLIVFVGLGVIYLANSFILFAIAILFLLYLQEPKSPKKASESTVGFWRQYKEDFIQGLSVVKERKKLLQLLFGIIGINVMATMSLAMLPVISSSSAEFGFWLTSMSIGVLVGTVLSSKVERFPLNRVFPLASFFSGAFWILSIVNIEHLILRLTFFGLAWVGVGVLSIFVQTLIQVNLPEEHIGSGFSFLSSLLGSLSPLGYLLGGLLAEWTSSTLILLLAAIGYLGFSLYYILNSKLNKLVHPLGVSFEKT; encoded by the coding sequence ATGAATAGATCTTTACTTACTTTATTAATTGGACGGATACTGACCAATTTTGCTGACAGTTTTTATATGATTGCAACCATTTGGTATGTAAAAACGGTCACTCATTCACCATTTCTGATTGGTCTAACGAGTGCCGTTGCGATTTTACCTGTAACCCTTCAATTTTTATATGGACCCCTAATTGATCGGTATTCAAAACGAAAGATTCTTACGATTGCCATGACGGGACAAGCGGTCATTGTGAGTATTATTGCTCTCTTGTATTTTTCAGACCTGCTTTGGTTGCCACTGTTATTTCTGTTAATGTTTTTCGCACTATCGCTGTCTGAATCGACCTATCCAACCGAAAGTGCGCTTATTCAACAAATCACTCCAAGAGAAAAGTTAACCAAAGTTAACAGCATCTTCTCCTTCTCCTATCAAACACTTGATCTTCTTTGCGATGCTATTTCAGGTGTTCTGATTGTTTTTGTTGGATTAGGTGTGATTTACCTGGCAAATAGCTTCATATTATTTGCCATCGCTATCCTGTTTCTGTTGTACTTACAGGAGCCAAAGTCCCCTAAAAAAGCTAGTGAATCTACGGTGGGCTTTTGGCGTCAGTATAAAGAAGATTTTATACAAGGACTTTCCGTCGTGAAAGAACGAAAAAAACTTCTGCAACTCCTATTTGGAATCATTGGTATCAATGTGATGGCGACGATGAGCCTTGCGATGCTACCTGTGATTTCCTCAAGTTCTGCTGAATTTGGTTTCTGGCTTACGTCCATGTCAATTGGGGTGCTAGTTGGGACCGTCCTGTCTAGTAAAGTGGAGAGATTCCCATTAAATCGTGTATTCCCCTTAGCGTCCTTCTTTTCAGGGGCTTTTTGGATTCTTTCGATTGTCAACATAGAGCATCTTATCCTTCGACTGACCTTTTTTGGCTTGGCCTGGGTAGGTGTGGGCGTACTCAGTATATTTGTCCAAACACTTATTCAAGTCAACCTACCTGAAGAACATATTGGAAGTGGCTTTTCCTTTCTGTCCTCGCTTCTTGGGTCACTAAGTCCACTTGGTTATCTTTTGGGTGGTCTACTGGCCGAATGGACTTCTAGTACATTGATTTTATTGCTGGCAGCAATTGGGTATCTTGGGTTTTCGCTTTATTATATACTAAATTCAAAGTTAAATAAGCTTGTTCACCCACTAGGAGTATCTTTTGAAAAAACATAA
- a CDS encoding aminoglycoside phosphotransferase family protein: MKVIDKLYDRISFVRNAIHIEEIQKGYSKDQKFRLITKEGENYLLRIGSLETYERKQKEFSILQDLQTYGVKAPIPVDYGSLQDQNLGYSLYTFIGGVEAKDKIQELTLKEQYFCGVEAGIDLAKLHQYDPPHLVSSWYERTMNKHYRYLERYKTCGIKINGDEKIFEFIEQQKHHLKSRPNRLQHDDFQLGNLIVQDRKYAGVIDFNNFDWGDPFHDFYKLALFSSERSVSFSIGQIQGYFQEDIPDNFWRLYSIYVAMSQFSSIVWVLNNAPDETEEMIVRLARVRADHENFGKLKPAWFQENHSLEKGWNENKQQG; this comes from the coding sequence ATGAAAGTAATCGATAAACTTTATGATAGAATCTCATTTGTTCGAAACGCAATCCATATCGAGGAAATTCAAAAAGGTTATTCAAAGGATCAGAAGTTTCGCCTTATTACGAAAGAAGGAGAAAATTACTTATTGCGAATAGGTTCATTGGAAACGTATGAACGAAAGCAAAAAGAGTTTTCCATCCTCCAAGACTTGCAAACCTACGGAGTTAAGGCTCCGATTCCAGTTGATTACGGCAGCCTCCAAGATCAAAATCTAGGCTATAGTCTGTATACCTTTATAGGCGGAGTAGAAGCAAAGGATAAGATTCAAGAACTTACGCTGAAAGAACAATATTTTTGCGGAGTAGAGGCAGGGATAGATTTAGCGAAGCTTCATCAATATGATCCTCCTCATTTGGTAAGTTCATGGTATGAACGTACGATGAACAAGCATTATCGCTATCTCGAACGCTATAAAACATGTGGAATCAAAATCAATGGAGATGAAAAAATTTTCGAATTTATAGAACAGCAAAAACATCACCTGAAGAGTCGCCCAAACAGACTACAGCATGATGATTTCCAATTAGGTAACTTAATCGTTCAAGATCGAAAATATGCAGGGGTAATCGATTTTAATAATTTCGATTGGGGAGACCCATTCCATGATTTTTATAAATTGGCTTTGTTTAGTAGCGAGAGAAGTGTGTCTTTTTCCATTGGACAAATTCAGGGATATTTTCAAGAAGATATACCGGATAATTTCTGGAGACTATATTCCATTTATGTTGCGATGAGTCAATTTTCCTCTATCGTTTGGGTTTTGAACAATGCTCCTGACGAAACAGAGGAAATGATTGTACGATTAGCGAGAGTAAGAGCTGATCATGAGAATTTTGGGAAACTGAAGCCAGCATGGTTTCAAGAGAATCATTCACTTGAAAAAGGCTGGAATGAGAATAAACAGCAAGGATAG